One genomic window of Deltaproteobacteria bacterium includes the following:
- a CDS encoding septum formation initiator family protein, with protein sequence MIFFWTVLSLVGFGLTGVLVFGNKGLYQLYKLSQERDRLLRMNQEVRAENDRLLKTIDRLQHDREMIEDMIRSELHYLRPDERIYYLEPELGNWPRTTASPKSSQAIAKSPPAKSGRAKKTKP encoded by the coding sequence GTGATATTTTTCTGGACTGTATTGTCCTTGGTCGGTTTTGGCCTGACCGGGGTATTGGTGTTCGGCAATAAGGGACTTTACCAGCTATACAAACTTTCCCAGGAACGAGATCGCCTCCTCCGGATGAACCAGGAAGTTAGGGCCGAGAATGACCGTCTCCTGAAGACCATTGATCGGCTGCAACACGATCGGGAAATGATCGAGGATATGATTAGAAGCGAACTTCATTACCTCAGACCCGACGAACGGATTTACTATCTGGAACCTGAACTGGGGAACTGGCCCAGGACTACGGCTTCGCCAAAGTCGTCCCAGGCAATCGCCAAAAGTCCCCCAGCGAAATCCGGTAGGGCTAAAAAAACGAAACCTTAA